The Pedobacter roseus genome contains a region encoding:
- a CDS encoding Crp/Fnr family transcriptional regulator: MQITPTQEADLLETLSFIAPLPAPLQNRVNQEAIIENFSRKHLLLRPGETARRLYFIRSGFLRAFFIDEHGKECTTWFMGKGDLMISVYSFFTQKPAHEYIEVLQDSKLQSISWQQLNAYYADFPQGNLLGRIVTQKYYIMSEERAIFLRTQTPILRYEKLLEQHPDIEQQTSQNNIASYLGISRETLSRIRRKKLKMCHQTQNAQNSTSVFN, translated from the coding sequence ATGCAAATAACACCTACCCAAGAAGCAGATTTACTGGAGACACTCAGCTTCATCGCACCCCTTCCTGCCCCACTGCAAAACCGGGTCAACCAGGAAGCAATCATAGAAAATTTTAGCCGCAAACACCTCCTGCTCAGACCGGGTGAAACAGCAAGAAGATTGTACTTCATCCGCAGTGGTTTCCTGCGAGCCTTTTTCATTGACGAGCATGGAAAAGAGTGCACCACCTGGTTCATGGGAAAAGGTGACCTGATGATCTCTGTTTACAGTTTTTTCACCCAAAAACCCGCCCATGAGTACATTGAAGTACTTCAGGACAGCAAACTGCAATCCATCAGCTGGCAACAGCTGAATGCCTATTATGCCGACTTCCCACAGGGCAATTTACTGGGCAGGATCGTCACGCAGAAATACTATATCATGAGTGAAGAAAGAGCCATATTCCTGCGTACCCAAACCCCAATCCTGCGCTATGAAAAATTGCTTGAACAGCATCCAGATATCGAGCAGCAGACCAGCCAAAACAATATCGCATCTTACCTTGGAATCAGCCGGGAAACTTTAAGCAGAATCAGACGTAAAAAACTAAAAATGTGTCACCAGACACAAAATGCACAAAATTCAACATCGGTTTTTAACTAA